In a genomic window of Styela clava chromosome 7, kaStyClav1.hap1.2, whole genome shotgun sequence:
- the LOC120327906 gene encoding uncharacterized protein LOC120327906 isoform X3, whose translation MSSTESACQHFVCAQCNGKPMILKPSCSWCKDFTLFERNGHLAILVMCFAKICEFISKSPIMEHIKHHEEEQKVDQDVQGGPNESVEKNGKMLSKKKSKGKRRVYPGPRRRYKQLTFSLSHVLNDGLAIKTDLMDWLDKKVSESTDTTDLTPTFLKVQSELCLDTNALLLSSLEENNLDDFHEEI comes from the exons GTGCACAATGCAATGGAAAACCAATGATATTGAAACCATCATGCAGTTGGTGCAAAGATTTTACACTCTTTGAGCGAAATGGCCATCTTGCCATATTAGTGATGTGTTTTGCAAAAATATGTGAATTTATTTCTAAATCTCCAATAATGGAACATATAAAACATCATGAAGAAGAGCAGAAAGTTGATCAAG ACGTTCAAGGAGGACCTAATGAAAGCgtagaaaaaaatggaaagatGTTATCTAAAAAGAAATCAAAGGGAAAAAGAAGGGTTTATCCTGGACCAAG ACGGAGATACAAGCAGCTGACTTTCAGTCTTAGTCATGTGTTAAATGATGGTCTAGCAATCAAAACAGATTTAATGGATTGGTTAGACAAAAAAGTCTCTGAATCGACAGACACCACAGATTTAACACCCACATTTTTGAAAGTACAGTCTGAGTTATGTTTGGATACGAATGCATTACTGTTAAGCTCATTGGAAGAAAACAATTTAGATGATTTTCATGAGGAAATTTAA